A window of the Lactuca sativa cultivar Salinas chromosome 5, Lsat_Salinas_v11, whole genome shotgun sequence genome harbors these coding sequences:
- the LOC111892562 gene encoding 1-aminocyclopropane-1-carboxylate synthase 7, with translation MAIKIVQPTVGLSKIAVSETHGENSPYFAGWKAYDENPYHEKHNPHGVIQMGLAENQVSFDLLEEYLESNQEAASWGKRVSGFRENALFQDYHGLLTFRKAMASFMEQVRGGRAKFDPERVVLTAGATAANELLTFILANPGDALLVPTPYYPGFDRDLRWRTGVEIVPIHCESSNNFQITPEALESAYDHARSMNKKVRGVLITNPSNPLGATIQRKVLEQILDFVTRKNIHLVSDEIYSGSVFHSNEFVSIAEILESRNYKDSERCHIVYSLSKDLGLPGFRVGTVYSYNDQVVTTARRMSSFTLISSQTQFLLASMLSNKEFTEKYIKINRERLRKRYEMIVDGLKKAGIECLKGNAGLFCWMNLSPYLKEATKEGELEIWKTIMEEVKLNISPGSSCRCSDPGWFRVCFANMSEETLNVALRRLHEFMDRRRRDTHVLSM, from the exons ATGGCAATAAAGATTGTACAACCAACTGTTGGTTTATCAAAGATTGCAGTTTCAGAAACCCATGGAGAAAACTCTCCATATTTTGCTGGATGGAAAGCTTATGATGAAAACCCATATCATGAAAAACATAACCCTCATGGGGTTATACAAATGGGGTTAGCGGAAAATCAA GTGTCATTTGATTTGCTTGAAGAATATTTGGAATCTAATCAAGAAGCAGCAAGTTGGGGCAAAAGGGTCTCTGGTTTTAGAGAGAATGCTTTGTTTCAAGACTACCATGGCCTTTTAACTTTCAGAAAG GCAATGGCAAGTTTTATGGAACAAGTGAGAGGTGGAAGAGCAAAATTCGACCCTGAAAGAGTCGTTTTGACTGCGGGTGCAACAGCTGCTAATGAGCTTTTAACTTTCATTTTAGCAAATCCTGGCGACGCGTTGCTTGTCCCCACTCCTTACTATCCAGG ATTCGATCGAGATTTGAGATGGAGAACTGGTGTGGAAATTGTGCCAATCCATTGCGAAAGCTCAAACAATTTCCAAATTACTCCGGAAGCCTTAGAATCTGCATATGATCATGCAAGATCCATGAACAAGAAAGTACGAGGGGTTCTAATAACGAACCCCTCGAACCCGTTGGGTGCGACCATCCAACGGAAAGTTCTAGAACAGATCCTGGACTTCGTCACGagaaaaaacattcatttagTCTCGGACGAAATCTATTCAGGATCTGTATTCCATTCTAACGAATTTGTCAGTATAGCAGAGATCCTCGAGTCACGAAACTACAAAGATTCCGAACGTTGTCACATCGTTTATAGTCTCTCGAAAGATCTTGGTCTTCCGGGTTTCCGAGTGGGAACTGTGTACTCATATAATGATCAAGTAGTGACAACTGCTCGAAGAATGTCTAGTTTTACCCTAATTTCATCGCAAACTCAGTTTCTATTGGCGTCTATGTTATCAAATAAGGAATTCACTGAAAAGTATATAAAGATCAATCGAGAAAGATTGAGGAAACGATATGAAATGATTGTTGATGGGTTGAAGAAGGCTGGAATCGAGTGTTTAAAAGGGAATGCTGGGCTGTTTTGTTGGATGAATTTGAGTCCTTACTTGAAGGAGGCAACAAAAGAAGGTGAACTGGAGATCTGGAAGACGATAATGGAGGAAGTGAAGCTGAACATCTCGCCGGGAAGTTCTTGCCGGTGCTCCGACCCCGGTTGGTTTAGGGTTTGTTTTGCAAATATGAGTGAAGAAACACTTAATGTTGCACTCAGGAGATTGCATGAGTTTATGGATAGAAGGAGAAGAGATACACATGTCTTGTCTATGTAA
- the LOC111892553 gene encoding uncharacterized protein LOC111892553, translating into MASKLKQLQSKAGQASQFLSKHGSAYYKQLMEQNKQFVQEPATVEKCNELSKQLFYTRLASLPTRNESFWKELDHVKNLWKNKQDLHVEQVGIAALFGIECFAWFCAGEIVGRGFTITGYHV; encoded by the exons ATGGCATCAAAACTGAAGCAATTGCAATCAAAGGCAGGTCAAGCTTCACAGTTTTTGTCAAAACATGGAAGTGCTTACTACAAGCAACTGATGGAGCAGAATAAACAGTTTGTTCAGGAGCCAGCAACTGTTGAAAAATGCAACGAGTTGTCCAAACAGCTCTTCTACACTCGCCTTGCAAG CCTCCCTACCCGAAACGAGTCATTCTGGAAGGAACTTGATCATGTGAAGAATCTATGGAAGAACAAACAAGATTTGCATGTGGAACAAGTTGGAATTGCTGCTTTGTTTGGGATTGAATGCTTTGCATGGTTTTGTGCTGGTGAAATTGTTGGAAGGGGTTTCACAATCACTGGTTAccatgtttga